A genomic stretch from Haloarchaeobius amylolyticus includes:
- a CDS encoding DUF7110 family protein: protein MSAENSGQVFRLHSTLELPLETVRDFLNSDPEMPDGIESVDLTRRNNTLILKAIASDNSLSKYTPTAQLKASVTENRVYEEDPDERRGPRWGEEEEEEIPSELVEFAAFKGDRETVLQNSLLQYEMFQVLCDIAREAEKGTLTAITGVDGELEATRIVDGEDRPATIEVVEGRNESKAANNGVNWRDNKFIS from the coding sequence ATGTCAGCAGAAAACTCCGGCCAAGTATTCCGGTTGCATTCCACACTGGAACTGCCGCTCGAGACAGTTCGGGACTTCCTGAACAGCGACCCAGAAATGCCCGACGGTATCGAATCCGTCGACCTCACCCGACGAAACAACACCCTTATTCTCAAGGCAATCGCGTCCGACAACAGCCTGAGCAAGTACACGCCGACGGCGCAACTGAAGGCCAGCGTCACCGAGAACCGCGTGTACGAGGAGGACCCCGACGAGCGTCGTGGGCCGCGGTGGGGCGAGGAGGAAGAAGAGGAGATCCCCTCCGAGCTCGTCGAGTTCGCCGCGTTCAAGGGCGACCGCGAGACGGTGCTCCAGAACTCCCTGCTCCAGTACGAGATGTTCCAGGTCCTCTGTGACATCGCGCGCGAGGCCGAGAAAGGGACGTTGACGGCCATCACGGGCGTCGACGGGGAACTCGAGGCGACGCGCATCGTCGACGGCGAGGACCGCCCGGCGACCATCGAGGTCGTCGAGGGGCGCAACGAGAGCAAGGCGGCGAACAACGGCGTGAACTGGCGCGACAACAAGTTCATCAGCTGA
- a CDS encoding glutaredoxin family protein, which produces MTFDPNESLPQEDVDELVRETIENNEVVLFMKGTEIMPQCGYSDRALGLIRQYRDDYETVDVLESLEEFRTALSEHSGWETIPQTFVNGEFVGGSDVLAELDERGELDETLNA; this is translated from the coding sequence ATGACGTTCGACCCCAACGAGAGCCTCCCGCAGGAGGACGTCGACGAGCTGGTGCGCGAGACCATCGAGAACAACGAGGTCGTACTGTTCATGAAGGGCACGGAGATCATGCCCCAGTGTGGCTACTCCGACCGCGCGCTCGGGCTCATCCGCCAGTACCGGGACGACTACGAGACGGTGGACGTCCTCGAATCGCTCGAGGAGTTCCGGACCGCGCTCTCCGAACACTCCGGCTGGGAGACGATCCCCCAGACCTTCGTGAACGGGGAGTTCGTGGGTGGGAGCGACGTGCTCGCCGAACTGGACGAACGGGGCGAACTCGACGAAACGCTGAACGCCTGA
- the gfcR gene encoding transcriptional regulator GfcR, with the protein MKNVDDLIESAAELADRGLSKGEIADELNVSRETASWLVERSGSAATQSETSEPAPTGGPHDIHVDWSAIGRDSYRLEAVTSAMADLLVKQGDAVDLTIGIEKAGAPIATHIARDLDTDLASYAPRKHQWNEGDLEDLGGSFSRNFAQIRGRDCYVVDDTITSGTTMTETIEAIREQGGNPVAACVLVDKQGLDEIEGVPVYSLLQVITVGSDD; encoded by the coding sequence ATGAAGAACGTCGACGACCTCATCGAGAGTGCCGCCGAGCTCGCAGACCGTGGCCTGTCCAAGGGCGAGATCGCGGACGAACTGAACGTCTCGCGCGAGACCGCCTCCTGGCTGGTCGAGCGGTCGGGCAGTGCCGCGACCCAGTCGGAGACCAGCGAACCGGCCCCGACGGGCGGTCCCCACGACATCCACGTCGACTGGTCCGCCATCGGCCGCGACAGCTACCGGCTCGAAGCCGTCACCTCCGCGATGGCCGACCTCCTCGTCAAGCAGGGCGATGCGGTCGACCTCACCATCGGCATCGAGAAGGCCGGGGCGCCCATCGCCACCCACATCGCGCGCGACCTCGACACCGACCTCGCGTCCTACGCGCCGCGCAAGCACCAGTGGAACGAGGGCGACCTCGAGGACCTCGGTGGGTCGTTCTCGCGCAACTTCGCCCAGATCCGCGGCCGCGACTGCTACGTGGTCGACGACACCATCACCAGCGGGACGACGATGACCGAGACCATCGAGGCCATCCGCGAGCAGGGCGGCAACCCGGTCGCCGCCTGCGTCCTCGTGGACAAGCAGGGCCTCGACGAGATCGAGGGCGTCCCGGTCTACTCGCTGTTGCAGGTCATCACCGTCGGCAGCGACGACTAG
- a CDS encoding glucose 1-dehydrogenase — protein sequence MQAVAVRRGETEPVVMEKPRPEPGPGEALVRTLRVGIDGTDHEVLNGGHGGFPADDDHLVIGHEAVGVVEDPNGTDLSVGDVVVPTVRRAPNGTNEYFERGEPDMAPDGQYFERGIVGAHGFMSEYFTSPAECLVSLPRELAPLGFLVEPISISEKAFEHAFASRSAFDWRPESAMVLGNGSLGLLTLAMLETSDTFERNYCLGRRDRPDPTIDIIEELGCTYVDSRETPVSEVPAAHEPMDFVYEATGYAPHAFETIESLAPNGVGALLGVPTDWEFEVDGGRLHREFVLHNKALVGSVNSHVGHFEAAVDRLQDLPGWFFDELVTGVYGLDDLDAAFADDDSTIKTAIEFDAI from the coding sequence ATGCAAGCAGTCGCAGTTCGACGGGGCGAGACCGAACCCGTCGTGATGGAGAAACCACGGCCTGAACCGGGCCCGGGGGAGGCCCTCGTCCGGACGCTCCGGGTCGGGATCGACGGGACCGACCACGAGGTACTCAACGGGGGCCACGGGGGCTTTCCGGCCGACGACGACCACCTCGTCATCGGGCACGAGGCCGTCGGCGTCGTCGAGGACCCGAACGGCACCGACCTCTCGGTGGGGGACGTGGTCGTGCCGACGGTCCGGCGCGCACCCAACGGGACGAACGAGTACTTCGAGCGCGGCGAACCCGACATGGCGCCCGACGGGCAGTACTTCGAGCGCGGCATCGTCGGCGCACACGGCTTCATGAGCGAGTACTTCACGAGCCCGGCGGAGTGCCTCGTCTCCCTGCCGCGCGAGCTGGCTCCCCTCGGGTTCCTCGTCGAACCCATCAGCATCTCCGAGAAGGCGTTCGAGCACGCCTTCGCCTCGCGGTCCGCGTTCGACTGGCGGCCCGAGTCCGCGATGGTCCTCGGGAACGGAAGCCTCGGCCTGCTCACCCTCGCGATGCTCGAGACGAGCGACACCTTCGAGCGCAACTACTGTCTCGGTCGACGCGACCGCCCCGACCCCACCATCGACATCATCGAGGAACTCGGCTGTACCTACGTCGACTCGCGGGAGACGCCGGTCTCGGAGGTCCCGGCCGCCCACGAGCCCATGGACTTCGTCTACGAGGCGACCGGCTACGCGCCCCACGCGTTCGAGACCATCGAGTCGCTCGCGCCCAACGGCGTCGGCGCCCTGCTGGGCGTCCCGACCGACTGGGAGTTCGAGGTCGACGGCGGCCGCCTCCACCGCGAGTTCGTCCTCCACAACAAGGCGCTGGTCGGGAGCGTCAACTCCCACGTCGGCCACTTCGAGGCCGCCGTCGACCGGCTGCAGGACCTCCCCGGGTGGTTCTTCGACGAACTCGTCACCGGCGTGTACGGACTGGACGACCTCGACGCTGCCTTTGCGGACGACGACAGCACTATAAAAACGGCCATCGAATTCGACGCTATATGA